In Archangium violaceum, the following are encoded in one genomic region:
- a CDS encoding FHA domain-containing protein, which yields MRCPSCQNENDAGAAYCDMCGFDLTPSKQAPAAESAPAPLPPQPANPHQKRRTVFEPDPAAPPPPPAHRGADFFANPPPPRPTFDPRDPFAAASIPPSRPAAPPPAAPPPPAAPPPRPKARTLVETANEGSAAGLIRGALFEYRGPTDPGRVHPLRAGRNVLGRNPDCDVVVDDGRVSGQHAFLFIRAEDASFIDVSSNGSVVNGSVVHGEQVVLQNHAVITLGGTTLVLVIVPEQLLARRSP from the coding sequence ATGCGCTGTCCTTCCTGCCAGAACGAGAATGATGCCGGTGCCGCCTACTGCGACATGTGCGGCTTCGACCTGACGCCTTCCAAGCAGGCTCCGGCCGCCGAGAGCGCTCCCGCGCCCCTGCCGCCCCAGCCGGCCAACCCGCATCAGAAACGGCGCACCGTCTTCGAGCCGGATCCGGCGGCTCCTCCGCCCCCGCCCGCCCACCGGGGCGCGGACTTCTTCGCCAATCCTCCTCCTCCCCGGCCCACCTTCGATCCGCGCGACCCCTTCGCCGCCGCGTCCATCCCGCCTTCCCGGCCGGCTGCTCCTCCGCCGGCCGCTCCTCCGCCGCCCGCCGCTCCACCTCCGCGCCCCAAGGCCCGGACCCTCGTGGAGACCGCCAACGAGGGCTCCGCCGCGGGGCTCATCCGTGGCGCTCTCTTCGAGTACCGCGGCCCCACGGATCCAGGACGCGTCCACCCTCTGCGCGCCGGGCGCAACGTGCTCGGGCGCAACCCCGACTGTGACGTGGTCGTCGACGACGGGCGCGTGAGCGGTCAGCACGCCTTCCTGTTCATCCGCGCCGAGGACGCCTCGTTCATCGACGTCTCCAGCAACGGCTCCGTCGTCAATGGCTCCGTCGTCCATGGCGAGCAGGTGGTCCTGCAGAACCACGCGGTGATCACCCTCGGCGGGACGACGCTCGTGCTCGTCATCGTCCCCGAGCAGCTGCTGGCCCGCCGCTCTCCGTGA